A window from Fragaria vesca subsp. vesca linkage group LG5, FraVesHawaii_1.0, whole genome shotgun sequence encodes these proteins:
- the LOC101291338 gene encoding pyruvate kinase isozyme G, chloroplastic-like, which yields MTTLNVPARMSLKPDRTWSTDRLASSKSLGESIVFDYRPKRENDRKQMFSVRSVRITQQSSGGSPASPNGPVGGVGVNLTYEIRSYDDYHVGQGRAFACGRRKTKIVCTIGPSTSSREMIWKLAETGMNVARLNMSHGDHTSHQKTIDLVKEYNSQFKDKVIAIMLDTKGPEVRSGDVPQPILLAEGQELNFTIKRGVCTKDTVSVNYDDFVNDVEVGDIVLVDGGMMSLAVKSKTKDVVKCLVVDGGELKSRRHLNVRGKSATLPSITEKDWEDIKFGVDNGVDFYAVSFVKSAAVVHELKDYLKGCNADIHVIVKIESADSIPNLQSIISASDGAMIARGDLGAELPIEEVPLLQEDIIRRCHTMQKPVIVATNMLESMIDHPTPTRAEVSDIAIAVREGADAIMLSGETAHGKYPLKAVKVMHTVALRTESSLPISTIPPIQLSAYKRHMGEMFAFHSTIMANSLNTPIIVFTRTGSMAVLLSHYRPCSTIFAFTNEERIKQRLVLYQGVLPIYMQFSNDSEETYSRAIQLLVAKGHLKEGEHVTLVQSGAQPIWRKESSHHIQVRKVESISNQ from the exons ATGACGACTCTTAATGTTCCGGCCAGGATGTCCCTGAAGCCTGACCGGACATGGTCCACTGATCGGTTGGCTTCCTCCAAGAGTTTGGGAGAATCTATTGTCTTTGACTACAGACCCAAGAGAGAAAATGACCGGAAGCAAATGTTCAGTGTTAGATCAGTGAGGATCACCCAGCAGAGCAGTGGAGGCAGTCCTGCCTCTCCTAATGGCCCTGTTGGTGGTGTT GGGGTTAACTTGACTTATGAAATTCGGTCTTATGATGATTACCATGTGGGTCAGGGAAGGGCATTTGCCTGTGGCCGAAGAAAAACTAAGATAGTCTGTACCATTGGTCCTTCCACAAGCTCACGTGAAATGATATGGAAACTTGCAGAAACTGGGATGAATGTAGCGCGTTTGAATATGTCTCACGGGGACCATACGTCGCACCAGAAAACCATTGATCTTGTCAAAGAGTACAACTCTCAATTCAAAGACAAGGTTATAGCCATAATGCTGGACACCAAG GGTCCTGAGGTTAGGAGTGGGGATGTGCCTCAACCAATTCTGCTTGCAGAGGGACAAGAGCTCAACTTTACAATTAAAAGAGGAGTTTGCACAAAAGACACTGTTAGTGTAAACTATGATGACTTTGTGAATGATGTGGAGGTTGGAGACATAGTTCTGGTTGATG GTGGGATGATGTCTTTAGCTGTGAAGTCAAAGACAAAAGATGTGGTAAAATGTTTAGTAGTTGATGGAGGAGAACTAAAATCAAGGCGCCATTTAAATGTGCGTGGAAAAAGTGCAACTCTGCCTTCAATAACAG AAAAAGACTGGGAAGATATCAAGTTTGGAGTGGACAATGGAGTTGATTTCTATGCTGTCTCATTCGTAAAAAGTGCTGCGGTGGTTCATGAGTTGAAAGATTATCTCAAAG GTTGTAATGCAGATATTCATGTTATTGTAAAAATTGAAAGTGCAGACTCTATACCAAATCTTCAATCAATAATTTCTGCATCTGATGGG GCTATGATTGCTCGTGGAGACCTTGGAGCTGAGCTTCCAATTGAGGAAGTTCCTTTGTTGCAG GAAGACATCATTAGAAGGTGTCACACTATGCAGAAACCAGTTATTGTAGCAACTAATATGTTGGAGAGCATGATCGATCATCCTACACCAACCAGGGCAGAAGTTTCTGACATTGCAATTGCAGTGAGAGAAGGTGCCGATGCCATCATGCTTTCTGGAGAAACTGCCCATGGAAA ATATCCACTCAAAGCTGTTAAAGTAATGCATACTGTGGCATTGAGGACTGAGTCAAGTCTACCAATTAGCACTATTCCTCCGATCCAATTAAGTGCCTACAAG AGACATATGGGGGAAATGTTTGCTTTCCACTCTACAATTATGGCCAACAGTCTCAATACACCCATCATTGTTTTTACAAGGACAGGATCCATGGCTGTACTCTTAAGCCATTATAGGCCATGCTCCACTATCTTTGCCTTCACAAATGA AGAAAGGATTAAGCAGAGATTGGTGCTTTATCAAGGTGTCCTCCCAATATATATGCAATTCTCAAATGATTCAGAGGAGACTTACTCAAGAGCAATACAGCTATTAGTG GCTAAGGGACATTTGAAAGAGGGAGAGCATGTTACTCTTGTCCAAAGTGGCGCACAACCAATCTGGCGTAAAGAATCTTCTCATCATATCCAAGTTCGTAAGGTGGAAAGTATTTCGAACCAATGA
- the LOC101312163 gene encoding 5'-3' exoribonuclease 3-like, giving the protein MGVPAFYRWLAEKYQLVVVDVVEEEPIVIDDVSIPVDTSKPNPNGLEFDNLYLDMNAIIHPCFHPEDRPSPTTFDEVFQCMFEYIDRLFGMVRPRKVLYMAIDGVAPRAKMNQQRSRRFRAAKDVADAAVEEERLREEFEAEGRKLPPKLESQTFDSNVITPRTPFMAILSVALQYYIHLRLNNDPGWRNVKVILFDANSPGEGEHKIMSYIRLQRNLPGYDPNTRHCLYGLDADLIMLALATHEVHFSILREVVYTAQQDKCLLYGQMGHLAADCQGKAKRKDVDMLDVDQKGTGAEVVAKKPYQFLNIWTLREYLDCEMRNIPNSPFEIDLERIIDDFIFICFFVGNDFLPHMPTLEIREGAINLLMAVYKKEFHALGGYLTDSSKLNLSRVEHFIQAVGCFEDKIFQKRAQLHLRQAQRIKRAKEQVPQVQPDSLVAVNRFQGSRLASGPSSAPYQQYTRLSEASSIGAAIVEAENSSTPDVEEHKNKEDLKAKLKEVLREKSDAFNSKSPQEEDKVKLGAPGWKDRYYEEKFSAKTQEEREAVWKDVILRYTEGLCWVMNYYYEGVCSWEWFYPYHYAPFASDLKDIGQLNISFHLGTPFKPFSQLLGVFPAASAHALPENYKKLMIDPNSPIIDFYPTDFEVDMNGKRYAWQGIAKLPFIDQDRLLSEVAKIEHTLTEEETRRNSMMFEMLFVSSSHPLSVCIYFLDDCSRQLTDKDRVEAKQQIDPKYSEGMNGYLSSCAGQSCPPIFRSPVKYMEDIMDNQVICDCDSGGSEACT; this is encoded by the exons ATGGGAGTTCCGGCTTTCTATAGATGGTTAGCGGAGAAGTATCAGCTTGTTGTTGTAGATGTGGTGGAGGAGGAACCCATTGTGATTGATGATGTTTCGATTCCGGTTGATACCTCCAAACCCAATCCTAATGGTCTCGAGTTTGATAATTTATACCTAGACATGAATGCCATTATCCACCCTTGTTTTCACCCTGAGGATAGGCCGAGTCCGACCACATTTGATGAGGTGTTTCAGTGCATGTTTGAGTATATTGATAGGCTTTTTGGGATGGTGAGGCCGAGGAAGGTGTTATACATGGCCATTGATGGAGTTGCCCCCAGGGCAAAGATGAACCAGCAGAGGTCACGGCGGTTTAGAGCTGCGAAAGACGTAGCTGATGCTGCGGTGGAGGAGGAGAGGCTTCGTGAGGAGTTTGAAGCAGAAGGGAGGAAGCTCCCGCCTAAATTAGAGTCACAGACTTTTGATTCCAATGTCATTACGCCTAGGACTCCTTTTATGGCTATTTTGTCGGTTGCATTGCAGTACTATATTCATCTTAGGTTGAACAATGATCCTGGGTGGAGAAATGTTAAGGTTATTCTTTTTGATGCAAATTCTCCGGGTGAAGGGGAACATAAGATTATGTCATATATTCGTCTTCAAAGAAACCTTCCTGGTTATGATCCTAATACGCGTCATTGTTTGTATGGTTTGGATGCCGATTTGATTATGCTGGCTTTGGCTACACATGAAGTTCATTTTTCAATTCTTCGGGAGGTGGTTTACACTGCACAGCAAGACAAATGCTTACTTTATGGTCAGATGGGGCATTTAGCCGCAGATTGCCAAGGAAAGGCAAAGCGTAAGGATGTGGATATGCTTGATGTTGATCAGAAAGGTACTGGTGCTGAGGTTGTGGCCAAGAAGCCGTACCAGTTTCTCAACATTTGGACTCTTAGAGAATATTTAGACTGTGAGATGCGGAATATTCCAAATTCCCCATTCGAGATTGATCTTGAGCGCATTATCGATGACTTCATATTTATTTGTTTTTTCGTTGGAAACGACTTCCTGCCGCATATGCCTACTCTGGAGATTCGTGAGGGTGCAATCAACTTGCTTATGGCTGTATACAAAAAGGAATTTCATGCACTGGGTGGATATTTGACTGATTCAAGTAAGCTGAATTTGAGTCGGGTGGAGCATTTCATTCAGGCAGTTGGTTGTTTTGAAGATAAAATATTCCAGAAACGAGCTCAGTTGCATCTGCGGCAGGCACAAAGAATCAAACGTGCCAAGGAGCAAGTTCCCCAAGTGCAGCCAGATTCTTTAGTTGCAGTTAATCGATTTCAAGGTTCTCGTCTTGCTTCAGGTCCTTCTTCTGCGCCATATCAACAGTATACTAGATTATCTG AGGCATCAAGTATCGGTGCTGCTATTGTTGAAGCTGAGAACAGCAGTACTCCTGATGTCGAAGAACACAAAAATAAAGAAGATTTGAAAGCAAAGCTCAAGGAGGTTCTTCGTGAGAAATCTGATGCTTTTAACTCTAAAAGCCCCCAAGAGGAAGACAAGGTCAAGTTGGGAGCACCTGGTTGGAAGGATAGGTACTATGAAGAAAAGTTTTCCGCCAAAACTCAAGAAGAACGTGAAGCAGTTTGGAAAGATGTTATCTTGAGATACACAGAAGGTTTGTGTTGGGTGATGAATTATTACTATGAAGGGGTTTGTTCATGGGAGTGGTTTTATCCTTATCATTATGCACCCTTTGCTTCTGATCTTAAGGACATAGGTCAGCTAAATATAAGCTTCCACTTGGGCACTCCCTTTAAACCCTTCAGTCAACTGTTGGGGGTTTTCCCAGCTGCAAGCGCTCATGCCCTTCCTGAGAACTACAAAAAGTTAATGATTGATCCAAACTCGCCTATTATTGACTTCTACCCTACTGACTTTGAAGTGGATATGAATGGGAAACGGTATGCATGGCAGGGTATTGCAAAGTTGCCATTCATTGACCAAGATCGTCTTCTTTCTGAGGTTGCAAAAATTGAACACACATTGACAGAGGAGGAAACCCGGAGAAACTCCATGATGTTTGAGATGCTCTTTGTTTCATCTTCTCATCCTCTCTCTGTATGCATATACTTTCTTGATGATTGTAGTAGACAGTTGACAGACAAAGACCGAGTTGAGGCTAAGCAACAAATTGATCCTAAATACAGTGAAGGGATGAATGGTTATCTATCTTCATGTGCTGGACAGTCATGTCCACCTATTTTTCGGTCTCCTGTTAAATACATGGAGGATATTATGGACAACCAAGTCATCTGCGACTGTGACAGTGGGGGATCTGAAGCCTGCACCTAA